A window of Bacteroidota bacterium genomic DNA:
ATAAAATATGCACAGCGTTCGTCAAGACAAAATCGTTTGAAGGGAATTCAATTGAGGTTTCAAGCTTCGTGAGAGTGTAAAAATCTTGCTGTCCGTCGGTCGCAATGGGATGAATATGCATTGAGCCGTAATCGTAACTAAATAGATAAAGGTAATCGCGTTCGATTTCTTCAGCCATTTTACTTGGATTCGGAATCTGCCACTTCATTTTCTTCTTCTTTAGCTCCTTTCTTCGCATCTTATCAGATTCTGGGATTGGAGGCGCGTTCGACGTCCGGTGCTTAAAGCGACCATCTGCTCGCAGCCTCATCTGAAAATCGTATTGCTCTACAAAACTCCACTCTTCAAAATCATCAAAGCCATCTTCAGCGATAAGCTTTCTGAGGTATAATAGCCGGTCAACAAGGCATCTTTGAAGAATGTGACATTCTTGAAAGGCTGAAATTTTCCATAAATTAAAGATGCTCCGCACAATCATTACAGACTTGGCAATGAAGTTGCGGATCATCGTGACATCCACTGATGGGTTCAATGCAATGTCAAAAAGAATTGCAACACAAACCACATCAATTGTCGCTCGTGCTTCATCTAACCGGGTAAATTCCTTATCGTCCATGCGTTTGCTAACATGCGATCTGGCAGTTTTAGCCGCCGAGCGGCAGCGTACTCGCAGCCCAAGGTGAAGCGAGTTTGCGAGCGGAACCCTGGGTCGGCGTTCGTTTCAGGGCGAAGGAGTCCTGAGTGGACGCAGTAAATCTCGGCGGTCAACATCGCCCTTAACTGGGCTAATAATTCTTTTGCGATACCACGACCCAGGGTTCCGCTTCGCTTCACCCTGGGCTGCGGGTACTTCGTGCCTTCGGCACTTTGTCGCTGCCGCGCCCAAGTGTGTTCGCGAGCAACCAAACCCACACGCGGCCCTTCGGCACGCTCCCGCCACGGCGGGCAGTCTCTGCGCGGCAGAATTGTAGCGCACGCTTTAGCTTGCGCGAGATTATCAAGTTCCGAAGCACGCGCAAGCTGAAGCGTGCACTACATTCGCGCGGCAGGCGCGCCTTTTCTAAAAAGAAACAGGTGCCCGTACGATTAATTCTTCGCTTGCCTCTTGACTTCTCGATTTCGCGTCCGTATATTCAACTGAGGGTTGACAGGCACCCTTTCTGGGGAAAAGATGAAATATGAAGTATGAAATATGAAATGAGGTGCCGACTGCTTGCTCATTGACAACTTAGGCGATTTCGCGCAAATGGAGAGGGCATTCATTAAATGACAATTCAAAAGAGAGAATTAAAGTAATACTTTAACTTTCCTCTCGGCAAGCTCGGAGCAGTCGGGTTGTAGGTAAATCGCGCCTCCGGCACTCAGTCGGCCGAGGATACCTGCCGATTGATCTCCCGCTCCGTCAGTGGATTGTTCGCAAGGACCTCGTCCTTGATCCGCAAGAGATACTCCTTCGCCGCCTCATACTCGTTCGGGATATCTCCTTCGATGATCGCCTCTTCGATTGCGGATTTCAGGATACCGACAGTCCGCGATGGCGGGATCCCGCAGATTGCCATGATCTCCTCACCGCGCACCGGCGATTGGAAGGCGCGCATCTGGTCCTTCTCTTCGACCTCGCTCATCTTCTCGGCGACAATGTCGTAGTTGCGCTGGTAGCGGTTGGCGAGTTTTGGATTCTTGGATGTGATATCCGCCCGGCAGAGCATGAGCAGATCATCGGTCTCCTCCCCTGCCTCGAAGAGCAACCGGCGGACGGCCGAATCAGTCACGCCTTCATCGACGAGACCCATGGGCCGCATGTGAAGCCGGACAAGTTTCGAAACGCGCTCGGCTGCATCGAGCGGCAGCTTCATCCGGCGAAAGATTTTCTGGACCCAGCGGGCGCCAAGAATATCGTGTCCATAAAACGTCCAGCCGATCCCCGGACGAAAGTCCTTCGTACGCGGCTTTGCAATATCATGCATCAGAGCAGCGAATCGGAGCCAGACATCGTCGGTCATCGCGGCCATGTTGTCCACGACCTGCATGGTGTGTTTGAAGACATCTTTGTGGGCGTATTCCTGGACACCTTCGGTCCGAAGCTCGGCACCACCCAGTTCATCGACTTCGGGAAAGACATGATACATGAGGCCCGATTCATACAAGAGCTTCAGTCCGATCGATGGCACCGGGCTTTCCATGATCTTCATAAATTCATCGGTGATCCGCTCCTGACTCACGATCTGGATCCGCTCTGCCATGCGTTGCATCGCTTCGAGTGCTTCGCGTTCGACGTAGAAATCGAGCTGCGATGCGAAGCGAGCCGCGCGCATCATGCGAAGCGGATCATCCGAGAATGTCTGTTCGGGATCCAATGGCGTACGCAGGATGTGCTCCTGCAGATCGTGGAGTCCTTCGAACCGATCGATCAGATCCCCGAAGTTTGTCTGATTCAGCGAGACGGCAAGCGCGTTCACGGTGAAGTCTCGACGCAATAGGTCATCCTCAAGCGTTCCCTCTTCCGTCGCAGGCTTCCGACTGGAGGAACGATATGACTCCTTCCGCGCTCCGACGAATTCGATGGTGTGGTCGCCGATCTGGAGTGCCGCGGTCCGAAACTTCTCGTAGACGGCGAGGCGAGCACCCTCGAATTGACTGGCCACAAGCGAGGCAAAGCCCACTCCATCACCGATCACGGTAATGTCAATATCCTTTCGGACTCCACGTTGTAGCAGCTCATCGCGCACATACCCTCCCACGACGTAGGTTTCGATATTAGCCTCATCGGCTGCTGCGCCGATGGCGAAGAGAATTGGCTCACTTATCGGAAATCGCTGAAGCACCGGGAATTATGAATGACGAATTAGGAATTAGGATTGAGGAAAAACGAAGAGTCTGTGGATCCATCGTGATTCCAGCTCTCAAACAGTATTCCTATTTCCTAATTCCTCATTACTTACCATCAAATAACCCGTGGAGCGTAATCTTGTCAAACGCGGACTGACTCGGCTGATGCTTCTGCCGATCCTACTATCCGTCCTCTACGGTGGAGTGTTGCTCTGGCAAATCGACCGCATGCTTTCGGCTAATGATTGGGTCCGCCACTCAATCGAAGTACTCACAGCTTCGAGTGACGCGCAGCGACATATTCAGCTTGAGGAAAGCGCACTGCGAGGCTATTTGCTGACTCGCGACACGATCTTTGCTCGCCAGTTCGAACGGGAGGATATAACCATTGACTCTCTTTTCCAGCAGTTTCACGCGATGTCGCTCGACAATCCGGTGCAGTCCCGGCGCCTGGATACGCTTATGCAATTGTATTGGTCATGGCAAATATCCGCAAAGCGAGCATTCTCCGTGATACAACAGGCTACCTTTGACACGAATGTACTCGCCCGCGCCCAGCAAATGGAGATTATGCGTACGGTCTTCAGTCGATTCAATCGAGACGAGGAGCGCTTGTTTGCCCATCGACGCGACGACTTCGCTTCTGGCACCAGATGGCTGACAGTGATGATCGTGGTTGTCAGCGTTGTCCTGGGCCTGGTCGTCGGGCTATATGCACGCCGGCAGACGCAGCGGTTCACCGATCGTTTCGGTGAGGCGACGGATGAGGCAATGCGAAGCAGAGATCTCCTCGAAACTACATTATTATCCATTGGTGACGCCATAATCGTCACTGGATCCGATCAACGAATCACGCTGATGAACCGCCGCGCCGAAGAATTGACCGGATGGTCCATTGCTGATGCCCGTGCCCGCCCGATCAGCGATGTGTTTCGCGTCGTTGAGGAGGCATCGAGAACTCCGATCGAAAGTCCAATAGCGCACGCTTTGCGCGATCGCCGTATTACCGAATTTTCCAGTCACGCAGTCTTGCTCTCCCGAACAGGCGTCGATTATCCGGTCGAAGATAGCGCCGCGCCAATCCACAATTCCCATCATGACGTCGTCGGAGCCATCCTTGCCTTTCGAGACATTACCGAACGCCGGGAAGGCGAGCATGCCGCGGAAATTCGCGAACGCGAATTTCGCGCTCTGATCGAAAATACTCCTGATCTCATCATCCGGTTCGAGCGCGATTTATCGATTGCATACGTCAACCCAGCAGTTGAGGCAGTCCTCGGGTTTGCGCCACACGTCCTTTTGGGACGCCACTTCAAGGATGCGGGCATGCCTGAAGATGTCTACGCGCCGTGGGAGAACTCGGTCAAAGCCGTGTTCGATGCGGGCCGAGGCGTGACGACTGAGTTGCAGTACCAGTCGATCCGTGGAATTCGGACCTATCACGCACGGCTGGTGCCGCAGATCGGCGAACGTGGCACCGAACATGTTGTCGCAATCCTGCGCGATGTCACCGACATGAAGCAGACCAGCGAAAAGCTCCGCGAAAGCGAACACCGATTCCGCTCGATCATTGAACAAAGCCCCGATGCCTTTTTCCTGCTGCGCGTCGTCCGCGATTCCAAAACCAAAGCCGCCGTGGACTTCGTCCTCGAAGAAATGAACCAGCATGGTGCCGACTTCCTTGGGGTTCAATTGGATTCCATCGGTCGCCGCCTCCGTGAAGTCCTGCCTGAAGAGCAGCATGTCGAGATCATCCAGCGCTACGCCAGGGTCATCGAATCCATGAGGCCCATCGAAGAAGATCATCAGATCACATTGCCGTCATCGCAACGCCGCTGGTTTCATGCGCAGGCCGTTCCGATCAACGATCTCCTCGCAGTCACAGCCAGCGATGTCACCGAACGCATCCGCACCGATGCTGCTCTGCGCCAGTCCGAAGAGCGCTATCGCCGCTTGGTCGAAACCGCCAGCGAAGGAATTTTCAGCACCGATATGCAAGGCCGGCTCACCTACGCCAACCCGCATATTCGGGATCTGGCCGGATATAGTGAGCAAGAAGTGACGCAGTTCTACTTTGCAGATCTTGTCGCTCCATCCCACCGCTCCCGGGTCAAGCGCCACTTCTATCGCCAGTTCCTTTCACGGACGCCGGACTCCCAGATTGAAGCCCCATTCCTCACCGGAGACGGCCAGGAGAGATGGCTCACGATCACCACGACGATTCGCATGAACGGCGATCTGGTGGAAGGATTCGATTGCGTGGCAACCGACATCAGCGAGCGACGCCGATTGGAATCCGAACTCGCCCACATCGAGCATGCCGTCGCGACCGCCGTGGAAGCTGCCAAAAGAGCATAATTCCCACAGTAATATGCCTGGTCGCGTTTTTTCTTTTCATAACATCCTAACCGCCGTTTCGGAGGTATTTGCCTACTGAAACAGGTGCCCAAAGTTAAAGTAATACTTTAATCCTCTCTTTTGAGTTGTCATTTAATGAACGCCATCTCCGCTCCCGTGAGCCGCGCGAATCTTTTGTCAATGAGCAATGGGTGCCTATTAAGCACCCGGACAACATCCTCGTAAACAAGAGTCCAGCTTGCCGGTTCCCGAAGGATTATGACTCCTTGTGGCTCTCCTGGATCAATAGGATATTCGGCGCAATCTTTAGAGCTTTGGCAATACCTTGAATGGTTTTGACTGAGACATTCTCCCGTCCGCGCTCCAACTCCCCGAGCCACGCAGGACTTACTCGAGCTTCTTCAGCAAGCTTTTCAATCGACCACTTCCGCAACTTTCGGTAAAAGCGGATATTGCGCCCGGTAACAACGAGAAGATCCAAAAAGGAAATAAAATAGTCGATTTGCCGACTTGCCGCCAGTCGCCATACCGACTACTCGCCTTTTTCCTCCGTATCTTTGTACCGTTGACGTCAAGTTTTGTTGAAAAGCCTGTAACAAGTGACTCGTAGCCGAGTTGTTCTTGTCGCAGGGCTCGTCTCATGGAGGACAGATGTGTCAAACGCTCTAACCCAATAATTAGGAGGAAATCCTATGAAGAGACTCTGCGTGCTATTGCTCGTTTCGTTGTTCTTTAGTCACACGGCCCATGCGCAGTCCAGCGGTGGCCCAATCATTAGCTATCAAGGCACAATCACGAATTCGGATGGCTCGCCGGGAGACGGGTCGTTCCGCATTGCCGTTTCGCTCTGGAAGGAAGAATCCAGCGACCATCAGATTAGGTCAGACGAGTTCGTGACTCAAGTGACACATGGGGTGTTCAATATTGGGTTAGGCTCGGGCAAACCGCTGCCGAAACCATCGGATATGAATAAGCCGCTTTGGATTTCAGTGTCGATCAATGGCGAAGTATCTGCTGCCTTCACACGGCTGGCCGCTGTGCCATTCGCACTGAATGTTGCCGACAGCTCGATCACTGCTTTGAAACTTGCGACGGATTACGTTGGCTCGATCAGTGTCAACGGTCAGAAGGTTACCGGCAAGGGCGCGGCCTTCAACATCGCGGCAGGAAATGGTATCGAGGCGGTTTTCGATCCTGCATCATCGAGCTTGCTTCTCTCACTTGGTAATGCTGTTGGCGGCAAGGGTGCGAAGGTGCAAAGCGAAAATTCTGGTACTACAGATCGATGGAGCGAAATCGGCAATAGTTTTGGAGGTTCCGCCCCAACCCCACCATCCGGATGGCTCGGGACTTCAACGGCGGATGATTTAATCGTCAAGACGAATGGCACAGAAGCACTTCGGATTCTTGGAGGAACCACCAACAGTCAGTTCGTCGGCATCAACACCGTCTCCAACACCCTGAGCGCAGACCCGGTCACACGTTTGGAGATTCACGAGCAAGGCTACACCGCCAACACGGTGAAGGACATTCTCACGCTCAGCGGTGGCGGGTCGTCGGGACTATCCGCGAAAGGCGGAACGGCAATGATATACAGGCTTCAGACAAATCTGACCGGGGCATACGAGAACGCGTCTCGGCTTGCTACAACCTGGGTCAATGCGGCTGATGCATCTTATGCGGGCGCATTCGAAATCGACGTTGCGGCGAGGAGTAGCAATACGAGCAGCTATCCTCGGCTACAGCGGGTTTTTCGTATCGATAACAGAATCTATGACGACAACGGCGGGTCGGGCTCCACGTACATTACGTCGACGGCACCGAACATTGTCGCCGGTTCCGTCGATAACTCCGCCAACGTCGATATTTATGGCGCGCCGATACTGCACGGAACTACGATTTCGGGCGGAGGAGGATTTGTTAGTTCATCATTAAGCGACCAAGGGGGCAACCACGTCACAAGCAGTTGGGCGACGGTGAGTGGCGGGGCGCGGAACGTCGCGGGAGCAGAGGCAGTCGGTTATACTTCTGGAGAGGATATTAACAAACAATTCCAGACGGTTGGTGGCGGACTTCAGAATTCCGCGATTGGCGATGACGCGGTGATTGCAGGAGGGGAACTCAATACGGTCATCGACTCCGCGGGCGAATCTGCCATTGGCGGAGGACACGACAATACCGTACGCGGGAGTCACTCCGTGATTCCGGGTGGGGCCAATCTGACCATCGGAGCCGCTTCATTTGGGTTTAACGGCGACATTTCAAACGCTGGCACAATCACCGATATTTCCTCAACGGGAGCAGGCTGGACAAATGTCGGCTATTTCGGCAATGTCAATCTCATCGTCGGAAATGTCGATGGCACTGCAAGAGCGATTCGCTTCTATGAGCCGAATACAAACCACCTATATGGAGGTGCGCATTATAGCTCATTCCGAGCCGCGGCTCAACCGGGGGACATTCTCTACACGTTACCGGATACCCTTCCGCTTCCGGGTGAATTTCTGAGAGCCGCGATTGTTACCGGAGACAATGTCACGCTGAAGTGGGCACCTACCAACGACAGCGGCGGCGGCCTTGCCGGATGGCTTTTGACGGGCAATGCCGGTGCCCCACCGCCGACGAACTATCTCGGAACGAAAGATAGTCAGGCCTTCGAAATCCACATTCACAACAACACGCTCGACACGACAGGCGGTAACCAACGCGTCATGCGGTACGAAGAGGGCGCGACTTCGCCGAATATCCTTGGCGGATCGAGTGCGAACCGGATCGGGACGGCCCTTAGCGGTGCTGCCATATTATCCGGAGGCGATACAACGAATCCGAATGGTGTTGCCTCAAATTCATCCGTGATTGCTGGCGGATTTGGCAACTTCATTGATACTGCTTCCACTAATTCGGTGATTAGCGGCGGGGCGAATAATCGGGCAGGAGGCGCGTATAGTGTTGTTGGCGGAGGGGGCGGGTTCCTGGGAGAAGGGCCAGACCTTCCGCCCTATTGGCCATTGCCAACTTCGATGACAAGCTTCGGCTCTCATCTCTATATCAATCAGGCTATGGCTGCTTGGACCGTTGTTGGTGGTGGATACAGCAACGTTGCCTATGACACCGCAAGCACCATTGCGGGCGGAGCCGACAATACCACTACCGGCGTTGGATCGGTTGTCAGCGGCGGAGCAAGGAATGGGACGTCCGGCATATTCGGGACAGTCGCAGGAGGCAATGGAAACTGGGCCGGCGATATGTACGCGACGGTCAGCGGTGGCGTTCTCAATCAGATTTCGGCCCCATTTAGTACAATTGCTGGTGGTGAATTCAATGAAACTACCCAGCGATATGCATTCATCGGAGGTGGCTTCAATAATTGGATTCTTGCAGGCGATTCCGGATACTCGGTCATCGCGGGTGGAAAAAACAATCTCTCCTCAGCCAATTTTACCTTCCTCGGCGGAGGTGAGAACGATACCATCTTGCCGCACTCAGACCACGGGGTCATTGCCGGAGGATTGAATAACACACTCGGTGACAGCGTATCCTTCAGCAGCATAACTGCCGGCCGGTATAACATCATCCTCAATAACGCCCCTCAACACAGCAAGTCTTGCTTTATCGGCGCGGGCGATAGCAATGTGATAGATGCCTTTGGTGAAAAGCATGGATTGGATTCCGCGATTGGCTCTGCAATAGTGGCCGGACACAAAGATACAGTGCATGAGTCCAATTCATTTATTGGTGCAGGGCACGATAACAGTTCATCAGACGACGGGGATTTCATTGGCGCCGGCTCGAACAATGTGCTCGGCTCGGGCAGCGAGAATGGGATTGTCGCGGGTAGGGGCAACCGCATTGATCTTTCTGGGACTGCCTACCACGGGATTGGCGCATCCTTCATCGGCGGAGGTGATACGAATGTGATCGATGGCAATGCCGCTCTGGCCTCGATTCCAGGTGGCGATCATCTCATTGCATACATGAATGCGCAAACGATCATGGGCCGATATAACGACACGAATCTGGTCGAGAACCCACTACTCATTCTGGGCAATGGTGCGCGCATCGCGAGACCGCCGAAGCCTGACAGTATCTATCGCAGCAATGCGTTCTCCGTGAGCACTAAAGGTGCGGCAACAGTTTATGAGATGCGTGGACCCTCTTCGCCAAGCGTCCACCCTCTCGAAGGCACCACATACGTCGATAACGTCCTGATCGCCTACGCGGATGTCGCGGCTAGCGGTGCGATCAACACCAGTTTCGGCGTGTATTCCGTCACTCAGTCGTCCGGGTTCCCAGGGGCGTACTTGGTGCATTTAGACATCGAGACAAAGGACAATGCGGCCGACAGCTTGCAGACTGCGTCGATCGTGGTTTCGCTTCGCGACAATGATACGACAGGTTTGAGTAGCTTCCTCGGCTTTCCAGTCGTCGCTAATGACCCAGCAGATCCAACGACCGAATGTGGATGGTCGATCGATGCAACGCGAATTGGGATTGTTCGAAATGTGGCGGACAACAACCCGAACTATTTCATCGTACATGTGCGGCCTCCAAGCGTGCCAACGAAGTATTGTGGACCGACAACGGGCCACGCATTTTCTTTTCAGGTATTTGGCCGGAGATATAAATGAACCACTGTGCGTCCTCCTGCTGAGGTGTCTGTCCAAGCGGGAGGACGCTTATTTTCATCGTATGAGAAAAACACTAATAGTCATCGCCGCATTGTATAGTCTGTTCCCGGTCAAGGCGGTCGCTCAGTGGCGTGCTGTCTTGAAATCCCCTCATTTCTGGTCTCTTGCTGTCTATTTTCTCGATCATCAGGGCAAACCGGATATTGGCTTCGTGAACTGGAACAGGACAACGGATGGAGGTTATACCTGGCATGAGAACTACCTTCAGAAGGGATATGATTACGTATTCAAGGACAGCCTGACCGGATGGGCGGCCAACTTGGGAGTACTCGGGACAACCGATGCTGGGCTAACGTGGCGTGGGATTTACGACAACGAGGTTGCTTCCGCACTCTATTTCAATCCCGCAACAGATGGCCTGTTCATGGGTACTTTCGGATTCCCCTACGATTATTGGTCCTGGGACGAGGGGAAAACCTGGGTAGAAGATTTCAGAAACCAGTTTAGCACAGGGTTTGCGTTTGCCTCCGATAGTTTGGGCTTGCTCGCATCACAGAACTTCGGATTTTGGCTCCGCACGACAGATGGCGGCCGCATTTGGGGTAATCTTAATTTCAGCACCGAATGCTGGCAGCCGCTTGGGCTCAAAGGCACAAAGATATTCTACGGCGTTGCCGACTGGGCGCCAACCGTAATTAAGACGACCGATGCCGGAGATACCTGGCAGACAATTGCGACTTTTTCTCCATCGCAGGCTCCTCCTGACTATTTGAACGCGTACTCCACGGGCTGCATCCGTGGCGATTCGTCGAAACTCATTGTTCAACTCCTCTCCGGGTGTTACATTTCAACCGATCAAGGACTCACGTGGAAATCGTTGTGTGGACCGGTTACGAAGGGCCGCCTCTGCGATACCCGTTTCTATCTTGAAGGGAACAGGCTTTTTGTGCCAACGCAGGACGGTCCTGCCTATCAAAGTACATTGTGGTACCTGAATCTCGACTCGCTGCAAGACTTCCCCACGGGCATTTCATTTCCCGATGGCTCGAAGCGTGAGCAAATGGCGGCGGGTAACCTCGTCACAGTCAATTACTCCTCGGCGGAGAATCCATCGGTGGGCATCGGCTCGGCGCATTTTGCTTTTCACTTCGATGCATCACTCGAACTGCAATCGCTCAAGTTACCACCATCGTGGAAGATCGTTGACTCCAGCACTTTGAACGGCGTGCTCGATCTCACGATTGAAGATACCGACAGCACGCAACTTCCAAATCCGATTGTGTCACTGACGTTCCGAACCGTTCTAGCCGCGTCTTCGGCAAAAGTCTATCTCGACTCTGCGCATCTCTATGGCAAGCGCCTGAATTGCGACTGCGCCGCGCTCTCGCTTGCTGGTCCGGACTCAGTTGAGATCGACTTCACCGGCTGTGGCGATCCGACGCTGCTTCGCACCATGTCGGGCCAGTCGCCGTTCGAGATTGTGAGCGTGGTGCCCAATCCAGCGCAGTCGGAGATCGAGGTGCAGGTATCGGCCGCGACGAGTTGCGAGTATTCTATTCTCGACATGCTGGGCCGGGAAGTTGGTCGTGGCAGCTCGCCGGAGGAGCATTTTACAGTATCGGTCGCCAGCTTGCCGACAGGCATTTATCACTTGCGCGCTTCGTCCGGTGGGTTGTTTGGCACCCGGCAATTTCTCATTTCGCGGTAATTATTGGTTTTCTTGGACCAAGCCAAATCGCACTGATACGCCTCGAATTTCGTTACGGGCATTCCGAAGATGATCGTCATCTTCGGAGAACTCACCCCCATGGCCTGGTTTACCCGATCGAAACAGAACATCGAGACCCGCAGCGCTGGCGCTGATGGGCAAGACGGCAGCACACGCGACATGCCGGACGGCATCTGGGCGAAATGCTCGGACTGCAAGGAAATACTCTACCAGAAAATGATCGAGGAGCACCTGTTTACCTGCCCGAAGTGCAACAAGCACTTTCGGATCGGCAGCAGCGAGTACTTCCAGATTTTGCTGGACGATGGCCTCGAAGAGGAAATCGCGGCGAACCTGCTACCCGGCGATCCTCTGGAATTCAAAGATTCGAAAGCCTACACGGCCCGGGTCAGCGAGGCGAATCGCAAGACCCATTTGAAGGAAGCGATGCGCGTCGGACTTGGCAAGATCGAGTCGCGGACGGTCGTGCTGGGTGTGATGGACTTCTCCTATATCGGTGGCTCGATGGG
This region includes:
- a CDS encoding DUF5677 domain-containing protein, translated to MDDKEFTRLDEARATIDVVCVAILFDIALNPSVDVTMIRNFIAKSVMIVRSIFNLWKISAFQECHILQRCLVDRLLYLRKLIAEDGFDDFEEWSFVEQYDFQMRLRADGRFKHRTSNAPPIPESDKMRRKELKKKKMKWQIPNPSKMAEEIERDYLYLFSYDYGSMHIHPIATDGQQDFYTLTKLETSIEFPSNDFVLTNAVHILWLIVTDAIHYKDWPIAHELKEFFESFLECLESGSEQYRLDFLALAKRLSPMEAGERASIVGID
- a CDS encoding CCA tRNA nucleotidyltransferase — encoded protein: MLQRFPISEPILFAIGAAADEANIETYVVGGYVRDELLQRGVRKDIDITVIGDGVGFASLVASQFEGARLAVYEKFRTAALQIGDHTIEFVGARKESYRSSSRKPATEEGTLEDDLLRRDFTVNALAVSLNQTNFGDLIDRFEGLHDLQEHILRTPLDPEQTFSDDPLRMMRAARFASQLDFYVEREALEAMQRMAERIQIVSQERITDEFMKIMESPVPSIGLKLLYESGLMYHVFPEVDELGGAELRTEGVQEYAHKDVFKHTMQVVDNMAAMTDDVWLRFAALMHDIAKPRTKDFRPGIGWTFYGHDILGARWVQKIFRRMKLPLDAAERVSKLVRLHMRPMGLVDEGVTDSAVRRLLFEAGEETDDLLMLCRADITSKNPKLANRYQRNYDIVAEKMSEVEEKDQMRAFQSPVRGEEIMAICGIPPSRTVGILKSAIEEAIIEGDIPNEYEAAKEYLLRIKDEVLANNPLTEREINRQVSSAD
- a CDS encoding PAS domain S-box protein; protein product: MERNLVKRGLTRLMLLPILLSVLYGGVLLWQIDRMLSANDWVRHSIEVLTASSDAQRHIQLEESALRGYLLTRDTIFARQFEREDITIDSLFQQFHAMSLDNPVQSRRLDTLMQLYWSWQISAKRAFSVIQQATFDTNVLARAQQMEIMRTVFSRFNRDEERLFAHRRDDFASGTRWLTVMIVVVSVVLGLVVGLYARRQTQRFTDRFGEATDEAMRSRDLLETTLLSIGDAIIVTGSDQRITLMNRRAEELTGWSIADARARPISDVFRVVEEASRTPIESPIAHALRDRRITEFSSHAVLLSRTGVDYPVEDSAAPIHNSHHDVVGAILAFRDITERREGEHAAEIREREFRALIENTPDLIIRFERDLSIAYVNPAVEAVLGFAPHVLLGRHFKDAGMPEDVYAPWENSVKAVFDAGRGVTTELQYQSIRGIRTYHARLVPQIGERGTEHVVAILRDVTDMKQTSEKLRESEHRFRSIIEQSPDAFFLLRVVRDSKTKAAVDFVLEEMNQHGADFLGVQLDSIGRRLREVLPEEQHVEIIQRYARVIESMRPIEEDHQITLPSSQRRWFHAQAVPINDLLAVTASDVTERIRTDAALRQSEERYRRLVETASEGIFSTDMQGRLTYANPHIRDLAGYSEQEVTQFYFADLVAPSHRSRVKRHFYRQFLSRTPDSQIEAPFLTGDGQERWLTITTTIRMNGDLVEGFDCVATDISERRRLESELAHIEHAVATAVEAAKRA
- a CDS encoding helix-turn-helix transcriptional regulator → MDLLVVTGRNIRFYRKLRKWSIEKLAEEARVSPAWLGELERGRENVSVKTIQGIAKALKIAPNILLIQESHKES
- a CDS encoding T9SS type A sorting domain-containing protein produces the protein MRKTLIVIAALYSLFPVKAVAQWRAVLKSPHFWSLAVYFLDHQGKPDIGFVNWNRTTDGGYTWHENYLQKGYDYVFKDSLTGWAANLGVLGTTDAGLTWRGIYDNEVASALYFNPATDGLFMGTFGFPYDYWSWDEGKTWVEDFRNQFSTGFAFASDSLGLLASQNFGFWLRTTDGGRIWGNLNFSTECWQPLGLKGTKIFYGVADWAPTVIKTTDAGDTWQTIATFSPSQAPPDYLNAYSTGCIRGDSSKLIVQLLSGCYISTDQGLTWKSLCGPVTKGRLCDTRFYLEGNRLFVPTQDGPAYQSTLWYLNLDSLQDFPTGISFPDGSKREQMAAGNLVTVNYSSAENPSVGIGSAHFAFHFDASLELQSLKLPPSWKIVDSSTLNGVLDLTIEDTDSTQLPNPIVSLTFRTVLAASSAKVYLDSAHLYGKRLNCDCAALSLAGPDSVEIDFTGCGDPTLLRTMSGQSPFEIVSVVPNPAQSEIEVQVSAATSCEYSILDMLGREVGRGSSPEEHFTVSVASLPTGIYHLRASSGGLFGTRQFLISR
- the accD gene encoding acetyl-CoA carboxylase, carboxyltransferase subunit beta — encoded protein: MAWFTRSKQNIETRSAGADGQDGSTRDMPDGIWAKCSDCKEILYQKMIEEHLFTCPKCNKHFRIGSSEYFQILLDDGLEEEIAANLLPGDPLEFKDSKAYTARVSEANRKTHLKEAMRVGLGKIESRTVVLGVMDFSYIGGSMGSVVGEKFSRAIDRAIADRRPYIMISSSGGARMQEAAISLMQLAKTSAKLAQLAEAGLPYISILTDPTTGGVTASFAMLGDVNIAEPKALIAFAGPRVVEQTIRKKLPPGFQRSEFVQEHGFIDVISHRKELKATVARVLGHLA